A DNA window from Streptomyces parvus contains the following coding sequences:
- a CDS encoding DUF6458 family protein, with translation MGLGGCILLIGAGAILAFATDWKMDTVNVDLVGWIMMLVGLVGVFVYMSIARRRRMVVPPTTTVVQDDEQRYR, from the coding sequence ATGGGACTCGGAGGATGCATTCTCCTGATCGGTGCGGGCGCGATCCTGGCGTTCGCCACCGACTGGAAGATGGACACCGTCAATGTCGACCTGGTCGGCTGGATCATGATGCTCGTCGGTCTCGTCGGGGTCTTCGTCTATATGAGCATCGCGCGGCGCCGCCGGATGGTCGTGCCGCCCACCACCACCGTCGTCCAGGACGACGAGCAGCGCTACCGCTGA
- a CDS encoding carbon-nitrogen family hydrolase: MRASLIQIAVDPDESVEARRARAASLVVAQRGADLVVLPELWPVGAFAYTAFEAEAEPLEGPTHEAMAKAAAEAGVWLHAGSFVERAGDGTLYNTSLVFSPEGERTAVYRKIHRFGFDQGEAVMMGAGEELVTVALPDTTLGLATCYDLRFPEQFRGLVDAGAETLVVAAGWPERRRSHWTLLAQARAVENQAYVLAVGTAGTHGDIQQAGHSIVVDPWGEVLAQAGADEEILTVDLDADKVRATREQFPALKDRRLGLTSPL, from the coding sequence GTGCGCGCCTCCCTCATCCAGATCGCAGTAGACCCGGACGAATCCGTCGAGGCCCGCAGGGCGCGAGCGGCGTCCCTGGTGGTCGCCCAGCGCGGCGCCGACCTGGTGGTCCTCCCCGAACTCTGGCCGGTCGGGGCGTTCGCCTACACCGCCTTCGAGGCGGAGGCCGAGCCGCTGGAGGGCCCCACGCACGAGGCGATGGCGAAGGCGGCGGCCGAGGCCGGTGTCTGGCTGCACGCGGGCTCCTTCGTCGAGCGCGCGGGCGACGGCACCCTCTACAACACCAGTCTGGTCTTCTCGCCCGAGGGCGAGCGCACGGCCGTCTACCGCAAGATCCACCGCTTCGGCTTCGACCAGGGCGAGGCGGTGATGATGGGCGCGGGCGAGGAGCTGGTGACCGTCGCCCTGCCGGACACCACCCTGGGCCTCGCCACCTGCTACGACCTCCGCTTCCCCGAGCAGTTCCGGGGGCTCGTCGACGCGGGCGCCGAGACGCTCGTCGTCGCGGCGGGCTGGCCGGAGCGCCGCCGCTCCCACTGGACGCTCCTGGCGCAGGCCCGCGCGGTGGAGAACCAGGCGTACGTGCTCGCCGTCGGCACGGCGGGCACCCACGGCGACATCCAGCAGGCCGGCCACAGCATCGTCGTCGACCCCTGGGGCGAGGTGCTGGCCCAGGCGGGCGCGGACGAGGAGATCCTGACCGTCGATCTGGACGCGGACAAGGTGCGCGCGACCCGGGAGCAGTTCCCGGCGCTGAAGGACCGCCGCCTGGGACTCACGTCACCGCTCTGA
- a CDS encoding LURP-one-related family protein produces the protein MRLLVRERLFAIGDDYWIEDDGGRKVFLVDGKAMRLRDTFELKDADGRVLVELRQKLVSLRDTMLIERGGEELAKVKRKRLSLLRNHYRVTLVDGTELDVSGKILDREFAIEYDGELLAQISRRWLTLRDTYGIDVVRDDADTALLIAVAMCVIVLADKDNEG, from the coding sequence ATGAGACTTCTCGTACGTGAGCGGCTGTTCGCCATCGGCGACGACTACTGGATCGAGGACGACGGGGGGCGGAAGGTCTTCCTGGTCGACGGCAAGGCGATGCGGCTGCGCGACACCTTCGAGCTGAAGGACGCCGACGGCCGGGTCCTGGTCGAGCTGCGGCAGAAGCTGGTCAGCCTGCGCGACACGATGCTCATCGAGCGCGGCGGCGAGGAGCTGGCCAAGGTCAAGCGCAAGCGGCTGTCGCTGCTCCGCAACCACTACCGGGTCACGCTGGTGGACGGTACGGAGCTGGATGTCAGCGGCAAGATCCTGGACCGCGAGTTCGCCATCGAGTACGACGGTGAGCTGCTGGCCCAGATCTCGCGCCGCTGGCTGACGCTCCGGGACACGTACGGCATCGACGTCGTCCGGGACGACGCCGACACCGCGCTGCTCATCGCTGTGGCGATGTGCGTGATCGTCTTGGCGGACAAGGACAACGAGGGCTGA
- a CDS encoding maleylpyruvate isomerase family mycothiol-dependent enzyme, with translation MTVHPSLQPYTDAATHSIEAIAELVKPLAESEWNRRTPCPGWSVRDIVSHVIGMECEMLGDPRPIHTLPRDLYHVQSDFARYMEMQVDVRRHHTSPEITAELEYVLIRRARQIRNESRSPETKVRAPLGAEQTLETALNLRAFDVWVHEQDLRTTLGQPGNLDSPGSLITRDMLLAALPKVVAKSAGAPANSAVVFDVHGPVEFLRTVRVDAEGRGSIDGAPSLGPAVTLSLDWETYVRLACGRVRHAAVADRIKVEGDQELATAILDNFAVTP, from the coding sequence GTGACCGTCCATCCCAGCCTCCAGCCCTACACCGACGCCGCGACCCACTCCATCGAGGCGATAGCCGAGCTGGTGAAGCCCCTCGCCGAGAGCGAGTGGAACCGCCGCACGCCCTGCCCGGGGTGGTCGGTGCGCGACATCGTGTCGCACGTCATCGGCATGGAGTGCGAGATGCTCGGCGATCCCCGGCCGATCCACACCCTGCCGCGCGACCTCTACCACGTACAGAGCGACTTCGCCCGCTACATGGAGATGCAGGTCGACGTCCGGCGGCACCACACCTCCCCGGAGATCACCGCCGAGCTGGAGTACGTCCTCATCCGCCGGGCCCGCCAGATCCGCAACGAGTCGCGCAGCCCCGAGACCAAGGTCCGCGCGCCCCTGGGAGCCGAGCAGACCCTCGAAACGGCCCTGAACCTGCGGGCCTTCGACGTGTGGGTGCACGAGCAGGACCTGCGCACGACGCTCGGACAGCCGGGCAACCTGGACTCCCCCGGCTCCCTGATCACCCGGGACATGCTGCTCGCCGCACTGCCGAAGGTGGTCGCCAAGAGCGCGGGCGCGCCCGCCAACTCGGCGGTCGTCTTCGACGTGCACGGCCCGGTGGAGTTCCTGCGGACGGTCCGCGTCGACGCGGAGGGCCGCGGTTCGATCGACGGCGCGCCGTCGCTGGGCCCCGCCGTGACGCTGTCGCTGGACTGGGAGACGTACGTCCGCCTCGCCTGCGGCCGGGTCCGTCACGCGGCCGTCGCCGACCGGATCAAGGTCGAGGGCGACCAGGAGCTGGCCACGGCGATCCTGGACAACTTCGCCGTGACCCCGTGA
- a CDS encoding M18 family aminopeptidase translates to MSSPLRFDRAHTDDLMTFLAASPSPYHAVANAAARLEEAGFRQVEETAAWDGSAGGKYVLRGGAIVAWYVPEGAQAHTPFRIAGAHTDSPNLRVKPLPDTGAHGWRQIAVEVYGGTLLNTWLDRDLGLAGRISLRDGTHRLVNIDRALLRVPQLAVHLDRSANTEGLKLDRQKHMQPIWGLGDVEEGGLIRFVAQEAGVDAEDVTGWDLMPHAIEPPSYLGRDRELVAGPRMDNLLSVHAATAALAAVAGRPDADIPYIPVLAAFDHEENGSQSDTGADGPLLGSVLERSVFARGGTYEDRARAFAGTVCLSSDTGHAVHPNYAERHDPTHHPVANGGPILKVNVNMRYATDGSGRAVFAAACEKAGVPWQSFVSNNAMPCGTTIGPITAARHGIQTVDIGVAILSMHSARELCGADDPYLLANALTAFLAG, encoded by the coding sequence ATGAGTTCCCCTCTCCGGTTCGACCGTGCGCACACCGATGACCTGATGACCTTCCTGGCGGCCAGCCCGTCCCCGTACCACGCCGTGGCCAACGCCGCCGCCCGGCTGGAGGAGGCCGGCTTCCGGCAGGTCGAGGAGACCGCCGCGTGGGACGGTTCCGCGGGCGGGAAGTACGTGCTGCGCGGCGGGGCGATCGTCGCCTGGTACGTGCCGGAGGGCGCGCAGGCGCACACCCCGTTCCGGATCGCGGGGGCGCACACCGACTCCCCGAACCTCCGGGTGAAGCCGCTGCCCGACACCGGGGCGCACGGCTGGCGCCAGATCGCCGTCGAGGTCTACGGCGGGACCCTGCTCAACACCTGGCTCGACCGGGATCTGGGTCTGGCCGGGCGGATCTCGCTGCGCGACGGCACCCACCGGCTGGTCAACATCGACCGGGCCCTGCTGCGGGTGCCGCAGCTGGCCGTCCACCTGGACCGGTCGGCCAACACCGAGGGGCTCAAGCTCGACCGCCAGAAGCACATGCAGCCGATCTGGGGACTCGGCGATGTGGAAGAGGGCGGCCTGATCCGCTTCGTCGCCCAGGAGGCGGGGGTCGACGCGGAGGACGTCACCGGCTGGGACCTGATGCCGCACGCCATCGAGCCGCCCTCCTACCTGGGCCGGGACCGGGAGCTGGTGGCCGGGCCCCGGATGGACAACCTCCTCTCGGTGCACGCCGCGACCGCCGCCCTGGCCGCCGTCGCCGGCCGGCCCGACGCCGACATCCCGTACATCCCGGTGCTCGCGGCCTTCGACCACGAGGAGAACGGCTCGCAGTCCGACACCGGCGCCGACGGGCCGCTGCTGGGCTCGGTGCTGGAGCGCTCGGTGTTCGCGCGCGGTGGCACGTACGAGGACCGCGCCCGCGCCTTCGCCGGGACCGTCTGCCTCTCCTCCGACACCGGCCACGCCGTGCACCCCAACTACGCGGAGCGGCACGACCCGACGCACCATCCGGTCGCCAACGGCGGGCCGATCCTCAAGGTGAACGTCAACATGCGGTACGCCACCGACGGCAGCGGCCGCGCGGTGTTCGCCGCGGCCTGCGAGAAGGCGGGCGTGCCGTGGCAGAGCTTCGTGTCCAACAACGCGATGCCCTGCGGCACGACCATCGGGCCGATCACCGCCGCCCGGCACGGCATCCAGACCGTGGACATCGGCGTGGCGATCCTCTCGATGCACAGCGCCCGCGAGCTGTGCGGGGCTGACGACCCGTATCTGCTGGCAAACGCGCTCACCGCGTTCCTGGCCGGCTGA
- a CDS encoding BTAD domain-containing putative transcriptional regulator — MEFRLLGTVSVETLTGPLPLGPAKRRSLLAALLLSANTPVSVTRLTDSLWDDTPPLQARGVIQGHVSRLRALLVGADAEAYGVELATLGDAYVLRVPETLIDAQRFEELLMLAREQRGPADTVLMLKEALSLWQGPALSGAFTGPPLRAAAHSLEESRLATVEHLARTYGVLGEHHRAAALLAAETAAHPLRESLAAELVLALYRAGRQSEALDRFHRTRRLLADELGIDPGHELADAYALILRGDPGSGGAGPRPGPVAAPAGIRAPSPARPAASVGAAPPAGAAAPDPASAGPSGAAGDVPARGGGAVASQAALRPSSVAPAPHPGEPLPVDLLPRAPRGFHGRGAELAALTRAAAGEAPVCLVTGPAGVGKTALALQWAHRSGALFPDGRLFADLRGFSEAGESALIDVLREFLLALGVAPRRVPESAPAAAALFRSLTDRRRVLVVLDNARDSATVRALLPGGSDCVTLVTSRHRLEGLIASDAARPVPLDTLEADDGTALLAGVLGEERVLAEPVAARRLAELCGGLPLALRVTAARLAGRPRWTLAALADELADERGRLAYLDVDDTGVAAALRLTVQHLPPEAVHQFARLGHHPGGHVDPYAAAALAGTDPVAAAAALERLAAAHLVAETAPGRWILHDLVRLYARGLDPASAHEALTGVLDHCIATALAAADTAEPGGEPCFVLPDGYREPAAVRDFADRAEAMRWLAAERENLALAAVAAREAGLADRTWRIILLQWPQVVWRVRDNWAPLLELALEAARAGKDAYAESRVLTLLGWVLTEEGRTSEAAAVLERSPVLAREAGDPLGEATALINLAVVQAELGESATATENCTRAVELAREEEDRHTEMLALQHLARMQLTANRPREALACARTALDLGPEHEEAVRRSLLLAVCGEARLALGEEEDGIRLLDRAAREAEEAGYDDGAVRALEALLRVSARTEYRRRYDEALRRLTAEG; from the coding sequence GTGGAGTTCCGGCTGCTCGGCACGGTCTCCGTCGAAACACTCACCGGGCCGCTGCCGCTGGGGCCCGCCAAGCGCCGCAGCCTGCTCGCCGCGCTCTTGCTGTCCGCCAACACCCCGGTCTCCGTGACCCGTCTGACGGACTCCCTCTGGGACGACACACCACCGCTGCAGGCCCGCGGCGTGATCCAGGGACATGTGTCGCGGCTGCGCGCCCTGTTGGTGGGTGCGGACGCGGAGGCCTACGGGGTCGAGCTGGCCACGCTCGGCGACGCGTACGTCCTGCGGGTCCCGGAGACACTGATCGACGCGCAGCGGTTCGAGGAACTGCTGATGCTGGCGCGGGAACAGCGCGGCCCGGCGGACACCGTGCTGATGCTGAAGGAGGCCCTGTCGCTGTGGCAGGGCCCGGCCCTCAGCGGGGCGTTCACCGGGCCGCCGCTCCGGGCGGCCGCGCACTCCCTGGAGGAGTCGCGGCTGGCGACGGTCGAGCACCTGGCCCGTACGTACGGGGTGCTCGGCGAGCACCACCGGGCCGCGGCCCTGCTGGCGGCGGAGACCGCGGCTCATCCGCTGCGCGAGTCGCTGGCCGCGGAGCTGGTGCTGGCGCTGTACCGGGCGGGACGCCAGTCGGAGGCGCTGGACCGTTTCCACCGTACGAGGCGGCTCCTCGCCGACGAGCTGGGCATCGACCCGGGCCACGAACTGGCCGACGCGTACGCGCTGATCCTGCGGGGTGACCCGGGGAGCGGCGGGGCGGGGCCGAGGCCGGGGCCCGTGGCGGCTCCGGCCGGTATCCGGGCCCCGTCCCCGGCCCGTCCGGCGGCCTCGGTCGGCGCCGCGCCCCCGGCCGGTGCGGCGGCCCCGGACCCGGCCTCCGCCGGTCCGTCCGGTGCCGCCGGTGACGTGCCCGCGCGCGGTGGCGGTGCGGTGGCGTCCCAAGCCGCGCTGCGCCCGTCGTCTGTCGCACCCGCGCCGCACCCCGGAGAACCGCTCCCCGTCGACCTGCTCCCCCGGGCGCCGCGCGGCTTCCACGGACGGGGCGCCGAACTGGCCGCGCTCACGCGGGCGGCGGCGGGCGAGGCGCCCGTCTGCCTGGTCACGGGCCCGGCCGGGGTCGGCAAGACCGCGCTGGCGCTCCAGTGGGCGCACCGCAGCGGCGCGCTCTTCCCGGACGGCCGTCTCTTCGCCGATCTGCGCGGGTTCAGCGAGGCAGGCGAGAGCGCGCTCATCGACGTCCTGCGGGAGTTCCTGCTCGCGCTCGGCGTCGCGCCGCGCCGGGTCCCGGAGTCCGCCCCGGCAGCCGCCGCGCTCTTCCGCTCACTGACCGACCGGCGCCGCGTGCTGGTCGTCCTCGACAACGCCCGTGACTCCGCCACCGTCCGGGCACTGCTGCCGGGCGGCAGCGACTGCGTCACGCTGGTCACCAGCCGGCACCGGCTGGAGGGGCTCATCGCCTCGGACGCCGCCCGGCCCGTCCCCCTCGACACGCTGGAGGCCGACGACGGCACGGCGCTGCTCGCCGGGGTGCTGGGGGAGGAGCGGGTGCTCGCCGAGCCGGTGGCGGCCCGCCGCCTCGCCGAACTCTGCGGCGGGCTGCCACTCGCGCTGCGCGTCACCGCGGCCCGGCTGGCGGGACGGCCGCGCTGGACGCTGGCCGCCCTCGCCGACGAACTGGCAGACGAGCGGGGCCGGCTGGCGTATCTCGACGTGGACGACACGGGCGTCGCGGCCGCGCTGCGGCTGACCGTCCAGCACCTGCCACCGGAGGCCGTCCACCAGTTCGCTCGGCTCGGGCACCATCCCGGCGGCCATGTCGACCCGTACGCGGCCGCCGCGCTCGCGGGGACGGATCCGGTCGCCGCGGCGGCCGCGCTGGAGCGCCTCGCCGCCGCCCACCTCGTCGCCGAGACCGCTCCGGGCCGGTGGATCCTGCACGACCTGGTGCGCCTGTACGCCCGCGGCCTCGACCCGGCGTCCGCGCACGAGGCTCTCACCGGCGTGCTCGACCACTGCATCGCCACCGCGCTGGCCGCCGCCGACACGGCGGAGCCCGGCGGCGAGCCGTGCTTCGTGCTCCCGGACGGCTACCGCGAGCCCGCCGCCGTACGGGACTTCGCCGACCGTGCGGAAGCGATGCGCTGGCTGGCGGCCGAGCGCGAGAACCTGGCGCTGGCCGCCGTGGCGGCGCGGGAGGCGGGGCTGGCGGACCGGACCTGGCGGATCATCCTGCTCCAGTGGCCGCAGGTGGTGTGGCGGGTACGGGACAACTGGGCGCCCCTGCTGGAGCTGGCCCTGGAAGCGGCTCGCGCCGGGAAGGACGCGTACGCCGAGTCGCGGGTGCTCACCCTGCTGGGCTGGGTGCTGACGGAGGAGGGCCGGACATCGGAGGCCGCCGCCGTGCTGGAGCGCTCGCCGGTGCTCGCCCGCGAGGCCGGCGACCCGCTGGGCGAGGCGACCGCGCTGATCAACCTGGCCGTCGTCCAGGCCGAACTGGGCGAGTCGGCCACCGCGACGGAGAACTGCACCCGCGCCGTGGAGCTGGCCCGCGAGGAGGAGGACCGGCACACCGAAATGCTCGCGCTCCAGCACCTGGCACGGATGCAGCTCACCGCGAACCGCCCGCGGGAGGCGCTGGCCTGTGCGCGGACCGCGCTCGACCTGGGCCCCGAGCACGAGGAAGCGGTGCGCCGGTCGCTGCTGCTGGCGGTCTGCGGCGAGGCGCGCCTCGCGCTGGGCGAGGAGGAGGACGGCATCCGGCTGCTGGACCGGGCCGCGCGGGAGGCGGAGGAGGCCGGTTACGACGACGGGGCCGTACGGGCGCTGGAGGCGCTGCTGCGGGTGTCGGCGCGGACGGAGTACCGCCGGCGGTACGACGAGGCGCTCCGGCGACTCACCGCCGAGGGCTGA
- a CDS encoding DUF4232 domain-containing protein: MRTFRNRATVLAAATTAALALTLTACGDNGSGTRSEGVAEKSVTAAASPAESGKGAGAEKAADDAAGTGTTSAIGTARPAGAAKSSGGSGTTGGTSAKTSVALCTAQGLRITAERQDGPPYTHLTLSAKNTSGASCEMKEYPHIHFLDNARGIVPPVAKSKPQTPVVLEPGQSAYAAVRMSEGGRKETTETVKEFTVTLKANGGGMAVVKSPAAEGLAVNPQKWATGYWTTELRNGADEF; encoded by the coding sequence ATGCGTACCTTCCGCAACCGCGCCACCGTCCTGGCCGCCGCGACCACGGCCGCTCTCGCGCTCACCCTCACCGCCTGTGGGGACAACGGTTCCGGCACCCGCTCGGAGGGCGTGGCCGAGAAGTCGGTGACCGCCGCCGCGTCGCCCGCCGAGTCCGGGAAGGGCGCCGGGGCTGAGAAGGCAGCCGACGACGCGGCAGGGACCGGCACCACGAGTGCCATCGGCACCGCTCGGCCGGCGGGCGCGGCCAAGAGCTCCGGCGGCTCCGGAACCACCGGCGGCACGTCCGCCAAGACCTCCGTCGCCCTCTGCACGGCGCAGGGCCTGAGGATCACCGCCGAGCGTCAGGACGGCCCGCCCTACACCCACCTGACGCTGTCCGCGAAGAACACCTCCGGCGCGAGCTGCGAGATGAAGGAGTACCCGCACATCCACTTCCTGGACAACGCGCGGGGCATCGTCCCGCCCGTCGCCAAGAGCAAGCCGCAGACCCCGGTGGTCCTGGAGCCCGGTCAGTCCGCCTATGCCGCTGTGCGCATGTCCGAGGGCGGCCGGAAGGAGACCACCGAGACGGTGAAGGAGTTCACGGTCACGCTGAAGGCCAACGGCGGCGGCATGGCGGTCGTGAAGTCGCCCGCCGCCGAGGGCCTTGCCGTCAACCCGCAGAAGTGGGCCACCGGTTACTGGACCACCGAGCTGCGCAACGGCGCCGACGAGTTCTGA
- a CDS encoding nitrate/nitrite transporter, protein MSSAAPTLSLPGDPPGGRRAAWVWGIGVAVYFVAITFRTSLGVAGLDAADRFDVNASALSTFSILQLLVYAGMQIPVGLMVDRLGTKKVLTFGVVLFTVGQLGFALSPSYGMALAARALLGCGDAMTFISVLRLGSRWFPARRGPLIGQVAALFGMAGNLVSTLFIARALHSYGWTTTFVGSSLAGAVVLVPLLLFLKDHPEGHEPPPAEHAGAAYVRRQIAAAWREPGTRLGMWVHFTTQFPAMVFLLLWGMPFLVEAQELSRGTAGTLLTLVVLSNMAVGLVYGQIIARHHEARAPIALGTVATTALLWASAIFYPADHTPMWLLIVLCLVLGACGPASMVGFDFARPANPPERQGTASGIVNMGGFVASMTTLLAVGVLLDATGDNYRAAFASVFVLEAFGVAQILRLRRRAALREREHHVVSRVEAVHVPA, encoded by the coding sequence GTGAGTTCGGCCGCCCCCACGCTCTCCCTGCCCGGTGACCCGCCCGGCGGCCGGCGTGCCGCCTGGGTCTGGGGCATCGGCGTCGCCGTCTACTTCGTCGCGATCACCTTCCGTACGAGCCTGGGCGTCGCCGGACTCGACGCCGCCGACCGGTTCGACGTCAACGCCTCGGCGCTCTCCACCTTCTCCATCCTCCAGCTCCTGGTCTACGCGGGCATGCAGATACCCGTCGGGCTGATGGTCGACCGGCTCGGCACCAAGAAGGTCCTCACTTTCGGGGTCGTGCTGTTCACCGTCGGACAGCTCGGTTTCGCGCTCTCCCCCTCGTACGGGATGGCGCTGGCCGCACGCGCCCTGCTCGGCTGCGGCGACGCGATGACGTTCATCAGCGTGCTGCGGCTCGGCAGCCGCTGGTTCCCGGCCCGGCGCGGACCGCTGATCGGGCAGGTCGCCGCGCTGTTCGGGATGGCGGGCAACCTCGTCTCGACGCTGTTCATCGCGCGGGCGCTGCACAGCTACGGCTGGACCACGACGTTCGTGGGCAGTTCGCTGGCGGGCGCCGTGGTGCTGGTGCCGCTCCTGCTCTTCCTGAAGGACCACCCCGAGGGCCACGAGCCGCCGCCCGCCGAACACGCCGGGGCCGCGTACGTCCGCCGGCAGATCGCCGCCGCCTGGCGGGAGCCGGGGACCCGGCTCGGGATGTGGGTGCACTTCACCACCCAGTTCCCGGCGATGGTGTTCCTGCTGCTGTGGGGGATGCCGTTCCTGGTCGAGGCGCAGGAGCTGAGCCGGGGCACGGCGGGCACGCTGCTCACCCTGGTGGTGCTGTCCAACATGGCGGTGGGGCTCGTCTACGGGCAGATCATCGCCCGCCACCACGAGGCGCGGGCCCCGATCGCGCTCGGCACGGTGGCAACGACGGCCCTGCTCTGGGCGTCCGCGATCTTCTACCCGGCCGATCACACGCCGATGTGGCTGCTGATCGTCCTGTGCCTGGTGCTGGGCGCCTGCGGACCGGCCTCGATGGTCGGCTTCGACTTCGCCCGCCCGGCCAACCCGCCCGAGCGTCAGGGCACCGCCTCCGGCATCGTCAACATGGGCGGGTTCGTCGCCTCGATGACCACCCTGCTGGCCGTCGGGGTCCTGCTGGACGCCACCGGCGACAACTACCGCGCCGCGTTCGCCTCGGTCTTCGTCCTGGAGGCGTTCGGCGTCGCCCAGATCCTGCGGCTGCGCCGACGGGCGGCCCTCAGGGAACGCGAGCACCACGTGGTCAGCCGTGTCGAGGCCGTGCACGTGCCCGCGTAG
- a CDS encoding NHL domain-containing thioredoxin family protein, with amino-acid sequence MATRARVRAPELIGKGGWLNTGDQQYTLADLRGRIVILDFWTFCCVNCLHVLDELRELEEKHRDTVVIIGVHSPKFVHEAEHQAVVDAVERYEVHHPVLDDPELATWKQYAVRAWPTLVVIDPEGYVVAQHAGEGHAHAIEKLVEELEAEHGAKGTLRRGDGPYVAPEPVATHLRFPGKALLLPDGGFLVSDTTRHRLVELDADGETVRRHFGTGERGLSDGGPDEARFSEPQGLAALPDGRIAVADTVNHSVRALDLTTGVTSTLAGTGRQWWQGTPTSGPAREVDLSSPWDLAWFGDRLWIAMAGVHQLWTYDPQSATVRVAAGTTNEGLVDGPAAEAWFAQPSGLAVSADGERLWVADSETSALRWVDRDEHVHTAVGTGLFDFGHRDGAAEQALLQHPIGVTALPDGSVAISDTYNHALRRYDPASGEVTTLATDVREPSDAVLVDGDLVVVESARHRLTRLRLPEEAVQVADQAHRTQRTATGIAPGTLRLDVVFQAPAGQKLDTRYGPSTRLLVSATPPELLADGSGAGTDLGRDLVLADGVTEGVLHVSAMAASCDDDPANEYPACHVHQQDWGVPVRVTAEGETRLALVLAGMDSPS; translated from the coding sequence ATGGCAACACGTGCACGCGTCCGCGCCCCCGAACTCATCGGCAAGGGCGGCTGGCTCAATACAGGCGACCAGCAGTACACCCTCGCTGACCTGCGAGGACGCATCGTCATCCTCGATTTCTGGACGTTCTGCTGTGTGAACTGTCTGCATGTCCTGGACGAGCTGCGCGAGCTGGAGGAGAAGCACCGCGACACCGTGGTGATCATCGGCGTCCACTCGCCCAAGTTCGTCCACGAGGCCGAGCACCAGGCCGTCGTCGACGCCGTCGAACGCTACGAGGTCCACCACCCCGTCCTCGACGACCCCGAGCTGGCCACCTGGAAGCAGTACGCCGTCCGCGCCTGGCCGACGCTCGTCGTGATCGACCCCGAGGGCTATGTCGTCGCCCAGCACGCGGGCGAGGGCCACGCGCACGCCATCGAGAAGCTCGTCGAGGAGCTGGAGGCCGAGCACGGGGCCAAGGGCACGCTCCGCCGCGGTGACGGCCCCTACGTCGCGCCCGAACCCGTCGCCACGCATCTGCGCTTCCCCGGCAAGGCGCTGCTCCTGCCGGACGGCGGCTTCCTGGTCTCCGACACCACCCGGCACCGCCTGGTCGAGCTGGACGCCGACGGCGAGACCGTACGACGCCACTTCGGCACCGGCGAACGCGGGTTGAGCGACGGCGGCCCGGACGAGGCCCGGTTCAGCGAACCCCAGGGGCTCGCCGCGCTCCCGGACGGCCGCATCGCCGTCGCGGACACCGTCAACCACTCCGTCCGCGCCCTGGACCTGACGACCGGGGTGACCAGCACCCTCGCCGGGACCGGCCGCCAGTGGTGGCAGGGGACCCCGACCAGCGGCCCGGCGCGTGAGGTGGACCTCTCCTCGCCGTGGGATCTCGCCTGGTTCGGCGACCGGCTGTGGATCGCCATGGCGGGCGTGCACCAGCTGTGGACGTACGACCCGCAGAGCGCGACCGTACGCGTGGCCGCCGGGACCACCAACGAGGGCCTGGTCGACGGGCCGGCCGCCGAGGCCTGGTTCGCCCAGCCGTCCGGGCTCGCCGTCTCCGCCGACGGGGAGCGGCTCTGGGTCGCCGACTCGGAGACCTCCGCACTGCGCTGGGTCGACCGGGACGAGCACGTCCACACCGCCGTCGGCACCGGTCTCTTCGACTTCGGCCACCGCGACGGAGCCGCCGAGCAGGCGCTCCTGCAGCACCCGATCGGCGTCACCGCGCTGCCCGACGGGTCCGTCGCGATCAGCGACACGTACAACCACGCCCTGCGCCGGTACGACCCGGCGTCCGGCGAGGTCACCACGCTGGCCACCGATGTCCGCGAGCCCAGCGACGCGGTGCTGGTCGACGGCGATCTCGTCGTCGTCGAGTCGGCCCGCCACCGGCTGACCCGCCTCCGGCTGCCCGAGGAGGCGGTCCAGGTCGCCGACCAGGCGCACCGCACCCAGCGGACCGCGACCGGCATCGCCCCGGGCACCCTCCGCCTCGACGTGGTCTTCCAGGCGCCCGCGGGGCAGAAGCTGGACACCCGCTACGGGCCCTCGACCCGGCTCCTGGTCTCGGCCACCCCGCCCGAGCTGCTGGCGGACGGCTCCGGCGCGGGGACCGACCTCGGGCGAGATCTGGTCCTCGCGGACGGGGTCACGGAGGGCGTGCTGCACGTCTCCGCGATGGCGGCGTCCTGCGACGACGACCCGGCCAACGAGTACCCGGCCTGCCATGTGCACCAGCAGGACTGGGGGGTGCCGGTCCGCGTCACCGCGGAGGGTGAAACCCGGCTGGCGCTGGTGCTCGCCGGGATGGACAGCCCTTCGTGA